Proteins from one Pseudomonas grandcourensis genomic window:
- a CDS encoding acyltransferase has protein sequence MLDFLPAPLRGVIASLLLALNTILLCSFLFCVALVKVLPFALTQRLAGWLMSHTHEAWISLNKGWMNLVRRTRWHISGLQGLDYQHSYLITSNHQSWVDILVLQYVLNRRIQPLKFFLKQELIWVPVIGLAWWALGFPFMKRYSKAYLEKHPEKKGKDLETTRKTCAKFRNNPVGIFNFVEGTRFTEGKHKQQQSPFKYLLKAKAGGIAFVLDAMGEQLESLVNVTIHYPAGRPGFWDLLCGNVADVVVHFEELKIPPQFIGKNYDQDGEYRLQFQGWINQLWQDKDALLEQMHREYPAKS, from the coding sequence ATGCTGGACTTCCTACCTGCTCCGCTGCGGGGCGTGATCGCCTCGCTGCTGCTGGCACTGAACACGATTCTGCTCTGCTCGTTCCTGTTCTGCGTGGCGCTCGTCAAGGTATTGCCGTTCGCCCTCACCCAGCGCCTCGCGGGCTGGCTGATGAGCCATACCCACGAAGCCTGGATCAGCCTCAACAAAGGCTGGATGAACCTGGTGCGCCGCACGCGCTGGCACATCAGCGGCCTGCAAGGCCTCGACTATCAGCACTCGTACCTGATCACCAGCAACCACCAGAGCTGGGTCGACATCCTGGTGCTGCAATACGTGCTCAACCGGCGCATTCAGCCGCTCAAGTTCTTTCTCAAGCAGGAGCTGATCTGGGTCCCGGTGATCGGGCTGGCCTGGTGGGCGCTGGGCTTTCCGTTCATGAAGCGCTACTCCAAGGCCTATCTGGAGAAGCACCCGGAGAAGAAAGGCAAGGACCTGGAAACCACCCGCAAGACCTGTGCGAAATTCCGCAACAACCCGGTGGGCATTTTCAACTTCGTCGAAGGCACGCGCTTCACCGAAGGCAAGCACAAGCAACAGCAGTCCCCCTTCAAGTACCTGCTCAAGGCCAAGGCCGGCGGCATTGCCTTTGTGCTGGATGCGATGGGCGAGCAGCTTGAATCCCTGGTCAATGTGACCATCCACTACCCCGCCGGGCGCCCGGGTTTCTGGGACTTGCTGTGCGGGAACGTTGCGGATGTGGTGGTGCACTTTGAAGAGCTGAAGATTCCGCCGCAATTCATTGGCAAGAACTATGACCAGGACGGCGAATACCGCCTGCAGTTCCAGGGCTGGATCAACCAGTTGTGGCAGGACAAGGATGCGTTGCTGGAACAGATGCACCGCGAGTATCCAGCGAAGTCTTGA
- the cysN gene encoding sulfate adenylyltransferase subunit CysN, protein MSHVSDLISEDILAYLGQHERKELLRFLTCGNVDDGKSTLIGRLLHDSKMIYEDHLEAITRDSKKVGTTGEDIDLALLVDGLQAEREQGITIDVAYRYFSTAKRKFIIADTPGHEQYTRNMATGASTCDLAIILVDARYGVQTQTRRHSFIASLLGIKHIVVAINKMDLKDFDQGVFESIKADYLQFAEGLKLKPTSMHFVPMSALKGDNVVNKSERSPWYTGQSLMEILETVEVAGDRNFTDLRFPVQYVNRPNLNFRGFAGTLASGIVKKGDEVVVLPSGKSSRVKSIVTFEGELEHAGPGQAVTLTMEDEIDISRGDLLVHADNVPPVTDSFEAMLVWMAEEPMLPGKKYDIKRATSYVPGSIASIVNKVDVNTLEEGPASALQLNEIGKVRIALDAPIALDGYDSNRTTGAFIIIDRLTNGTVGAGMIVAQPLAHGTSTHHGKLAHVATEERAQRFGQQPATVLFSGLSGAGKSTLAYAVERKLFDLGRAVFVLDGQNLRHDLNKGLPQDRAGRTENWRRAAHVARQFNEAGLLTLAAFVAPSAEGREQARELIGKERLLTVYVQASPTVCAERDPQGLYAAAGDNIPGDSFPYDVPLDADLVIDTQSVSLEEGVKQVLGLLRERGAI, encoded by the coding sequence ATGTCGCACGTATCTGATTTGATCAGCGAGGACATCCTCGCCTACCTGGGCCAGCACGAACGTAAAGAGCTGCTGCGCTTTCTGACCTGCGGTAACGTCGACGACGGCAAGAGCACCCTGATCGGGCGCCTGCTGCACGACTCCAAGATGATCTACGAAGATCACCTGGAAGCCATTACCCGCGACTCGAAAAAAGTCGGCACCACCGGCGAAGACATCGACCTGGCGCTGCTGGTTGACGGCCTGCAGGCCGAGCGCGAACAAGGCATCACCATCGATGTCGCGTACCGCTATTTCTCCACCGCCAAGCGCAAATTCATCATCGCCGACACCCCGGGCCATGAGCAGTACACCCGCAACATGGCCACCGGTGCGTCCACCTGTGACCTGGCGATCATCCTGGTCGACGCCCGTTACGGCGTGCAGACCCAGACCCGTCGCCACAGCTTCATCGCCTCGTTGCTGGGCATCAAGCACATAGTCGTGGCCATCAACAAGATGGACCTCAAGGACTTCGACCAAGGCGTGTTCGAGTCGATCAAGGCCGACTACCTGCAGTTCGCCGAGGGCTTGAAGCTCAAGCCGACCAGCATGCACTTCGTGCCGATGTCGGCACTGAAGGGCGACAACGTGGTGAACAAGTCCGAGCGTTCGCCGTGGTACACCGGCCAGTCGCTGATGGAAATCCTCGAGACCGTGGAAGTGGCGGGCGATCGCAACTTCACCGACCTGCGTTTCCCGGTGCAGTACGTCAACCGTCCAAACCTGAACTTCCGTGGCTTCGCCGGTACGCTGGCCAGCGGCATCGTCAAGAAAGGCGACGAAGTCGTGGTGCTGCCGTCGGGCAAGAGCAGCCGCGTGAAGTCTATCGTTACCTTCGAAGGTGAGCTGGAGCACGCAGGTCCTGGTCAGGCAGTCACGCTGACCATGGAAGACGAAATCGACATCTCCCGTGGCGACCTGTTGGTTCACGCCGACAACGTGCCACCGGTGACCGACAGCTTCGAAGCCATGCTGGTGTGGATGGCTGAAGAGCCGATGCTGCCGGGCAAGAAATACGACATCAAACGCGCCACCAGTTACGTGCCGGGCTCCATCGCCAGCATCGTCAACAAGGTCGACGTGAACACCCTGGAAGAAGGCCCGGCCAGCGCATTGCAACTGAACGAAATCGGCAAGGTCAGGATTGCGCTCGATGCGCCGATTGCCCTCGACGGTTACGACAGCAACCGCACCACCGGCGCCTTCATCATCATCGACCGCTTGACCAACGGCACCGTTGGCGCAGGCATGATCGTCGCCCAGCCTTTGGCCCATGGCACCAGCACGCACCACGGCAAACTGGCTCACGTCGCCACCGAAGAGCGCGCACAGCGCTTCGGCCAGCAACCGGCCACCGTGTTGTTCAGCGGCTTGTCGGGCGCGGGCAAAAGCACCCTGGCGTATGCGGTTGAACGCAAGTTGTTCGACCTGGGTCGCGCGGTGTTCGTACTCGATGGCCAGAACCTGCGTCACGACCTGAACAAAGGTCTGCCACAGGATCGCGCCGGGCGTACCGAGAACTGGCGTCGTGCCGCGCACGTTGCGCGTCAGTTCAACGAGGCTGGCCTGCTGACCCTCGCTGCGTTCGTTGCCCCGAGTGCCGAAGGTCGTGAACAGGCCCGGGAATTGATCGGCAAGGAGCGTCTGCTGACGGTCTACGTCCAGGCTTCGCCGACGGTCTGCGCCGAGCGTGATCCGCAAGGTTTGTACGCAGCGGCCGGGGATAACATCCCAGGCGATTCTTTCCCGTACGACGTGCCGCTGGATGCCGATCTGGTGATCGACACCCAGTCCGTGTCGCTGGAAGAAGGCGTCAAGCAAGTGCTGGGTCTGCTGCGTGAGCGTGGTGCGATCTAA
- the pta gene encoding phosphate acetyltransferase, translated as MQTFFIAPTDFGVGLTSISLGLVRTLERAGLKVGFFKPIAQPHPGDTGPERSTELVARTHGLKPPKPLGLAHVERMLGDGQLDELLEEIIALYQQAAIGKDVLIVEGMVPTRSASYAARVNLHLAKSLDAEVILVSAPENEVLTELSGRVELQAQLFGGPKDPKVLGVILNKVKTEESMEAFATRLKEHSPLLRSGDFRLLGCIPFQPELNAPRTRDVADLMGAQVLNAGDYETRRMTKIIICARTMRNTVELLKPGVLVVTPGDRDDIILAVSLAALNGVPLAGLLLTSDTLPDPRIMDLCRGALQAGLPVLSVSTGSYDTANLLNGLNKEIPIDDRERAEIITDFIAGHLDANWLHQRCGTPREMRLSPAVFRYQLIQRAQAANKRIVLPEGSEPLTVQAAAICQARGIARCVLLAKPEDVQAVARAQGIELPPGLEIIDPDSIRERYVEPMVALRKSKSLNAPMAEQQLEDTVVIGTMMLALDEVDGLVSGVINTTANTIRPALQLIKTAPGCTLVSSVFFMLFPEEVLVYGDCVMNPHPSASELAEIALQSADSAAAFGITPRVAMISYSSGESASGEEVEKVREATLLAHEQQHSLLIDGPLQYDTAANESVARQLAPNSQVAGRATVYVFPDLNTGNTTHKAVQRSADCVSLGPMLQGLRKPVNDLPRGAQVDDIVYTIALTAIQAANRPMDV; from the coding sequence ATGCAAACTTTTTTTATCGCGCCCACCGATTTTGGTGTGGGTCTGACCTCCATCAGCCTCGGGCTGGTGCGTACCCTTGAGCGTGCCGGGCTCAAGGTCGGTTTTTTCAAGCCGATTGCCCAGCCGCATCCGGGCGACACGGGCCCGGAACGTTCCACCGAACTGGTGGCGCGTACCCACGGTTTGAAACCGCCCAAGCCCCTGGGCCTGGCCCATGTCGAGCGTATGCTCGGCGATGGTCAGCTTGATGAGTTGCTCGAAGAAATCATCGCCCTTTATCAGCAGGCTGCCATCGGCAAGGACGTGCTGATCGTCGAAGGCATGGTGCCGACCCGCAGCGCCAGTTACGCCGCGCGGGTCAACCTGCACCTGGCCAAGAGCCTCGACGCCGAGGTGATCCTGGTCTCGGCACCGGAAAACGAAGTGCTGACCGAGCTCTCCGGTCGCGTCGAGTTGCAGGCGCAATTGTTCGGCGGGCCGAAAGACCCGAAAGTCCTCGGTGTGATCCTCAACAAGGTCAAGACCGAGGAAAGCATGGAGGCCTTCGCCACGCGCCTGAAGGAGCATTCGCCATTGCTGCGCAGTGGTGATTTCCGCTTGCTCGGCTGCATTCCGTTCCAGCCGGAACTGAACGCCCCGCGCACCCGCGACGTCGCCGACCTGATGGGCGCGCAAGTGCTCAACGCCGGTGATTACGAAACCCGGCGCATGACCAAGATCATCATTTGCGCCCGCACCATGCGCAACACCGTGGAGTTGCTCAAGCCCGGCGTGCTGGTGGTGACCCCCGGCGACCGCGACGACATCATCCTCGCCGTCAGCCTCGCGGCCTTGAACGGCGTGCCGCTGGCCGGCCTGCTGCTGACCAGCGACACCCTGCCCGACCCGCGCATCATGGACCTGTGCCGCGGCGCCCTGCAGGCCGGATTGCCGGTGCTGTCGGTGAGCACCGGCTCCTATGACACCGCCAACCTGCTCAATGGCCTGAACAAGGAAATCCCCATCGATGACCGCGAGCGCGCCGAAATCATCACCGATTTCATCGCCGGCCATCTCGATGCCAACTGGCTGCACCAGCGCTGCGGTACGCCCCGGGAAATGCGCCTGTCGCCAGCGGTTTTCCGCTATCAATTGATCCAGCGCGCCCAGGCGGCCAACAAGCGCATCGTGCTGCCCGAAGGCAGCGAGCCACTGACCGTGCAGGCCGCCGCGATCTGCCAGGCCCGCGGAATCGCTCGCTGTGTGTTGCTGGCCAAGCCCGAGGACGTGCAGGCCGTCGCCCGCGCCCAGGGCATCGAACTGCCGCCAGGACTGGAAATCATCGATCCGGACTCGATCCGCGAGCGCTATGTCGAGCCGATGGTCGCGCTGCGCAAAAGCAAAAGCCTCAACGCGCCGATGGCCGAGCAACAACTGGAAGACACCGTGGTGATCGGCACCATGATGCTGGCCCTGGATGAAGTCGACGGCCTCGTGTCGGGCGTGATCAACACCACCGCCAACACCATCCGCCCGGCCCTGCAGCTGATCAAAACCGCGCCGGGCTGCACCCTGGTGTCGTCGGTGTTCTTCATGCTGTTCCCGGAAGAGGTGCTGGTCTACGGCGACTGCGTGATGAACCCGCACCCGAGTGCCAGCGAACTGGCCGAGATCGCCCTGCAAAGCGCTGACTCTGCCGCCGCCTTCGGCATCACGCCACGGGTGGCGATGATCAGCTACTCCAGTGGTGAATCCGCCAGCGGCGAAGAAGTCGAGAAGGTACGCGAAGCAACCCTGCTCGCCCACGAACAACAGCACTCGCTGCTGATCGACGGCCCCTTGCAGTACGACACCGCCGCCAACGAAAGCGTGGCCCGGCAACTGGCGCCGAACAGTCAGGTGGCCGGTCGTGCCACGGTGTACGTGTTCCCCGACCTCAACACCGGCAACACCACGCACAAGGCCGTACAGCGCAGCGCCGACTGCGTCAGCCTTGGGCCAATGCTCCAAGGCCTGCGCAAACCGGTGAACGATTTGCCACGCGGCGCGCAGGTCGATGACATCGTCTACACCATCGCCCTGACCGCGATTCAAGCCGCCAACCGACCTATGGATGTGTAA